Genomic window (Ostrea edulis chromosome 9, xbOstEdul1.1, whole genome shotgun sequence):
TTGTTTTCTGTCCAGTATTTCCATCGACGGATTGTGGAAGGAATTTGATTACAAAAATCACTTGTCCTTAAGGCTGCAGTAAACCAGAATGTACACGCTCTATGTTTTCCTAATTCACATATATATTATGCATGCAACATGATGCAAGACCCATTTATGCAACATCAACAGCGTTTCTGTGTTgcattaattattcatatatatcaaGTTATAGCAACATTTTATTCTCATTTCAGTATTATGAGCGCGTTCTTCAGAAAACAACGTGACAGACTTTTCCGGAAGCGACACCGTTTTGACTTTACTTACTGCTTGTCGATTTCCTGTGTCATTTTGTATGTGATATTTACATACGTTGAAAACAATGTGGAATCGATATGTTGGTTGTTTACACCACGCCTTGGTAGGTTTGAATTAAGAATTATTGTATAAAAAGTAATATGTCTTAATTGTATTGCATGTGTATGTCTTAATTAGGAAGAAAATAATGTAATTCTTCTTAGTGatgaatatatatgaaatattgctTCTTAATTAAgaatatatgcatacatgtacaaatgtagcTAAATGCGTCTTTGATAGGAATTCATTGTACGGATATACCAAAATAACACGTGACCAGCAAAATCACTCACAAATCTAACTTTAACAATTTATTAACAGAACAACATGGAAGTAAAAACACTATCTTACAGTAGATCCGATCAAATTTCACAAAATGTTTGTTTACCGCCACACGAGAATAAGTGATCAcaaattgattaattaattaattaatcagTCCCCCGATATTATCCAAAATTCTGTAGAATGCTTATAGAGTGCAACATTTACAGTCTTTATAcaccaatgaaaggtgaaaataacgaacaaagatcaatctcataactcctataagcaatacaaaatagagagtggggcaaacacggacccctggacataccagaggtgggatcagctacctaggaggagtaagcatcccctgtcgaccggtcacacctgttTATTACCACACAATTTACAGTCTATTTCTACTAAGATAATATTTTTGTGCATTCTCTTCTAGAACACTCAGTGTTACAGTAAAACAAGTATTACATCACCTTTCTATTGAACTCTGATAAACGTTGCACTAAAGATAGAAGGTTAGAATCTTGCCTAGGTCACAGATGTCAATTAAGTACACTGTATAGCACAACAATTCCGGTATGTTTCAATTATGAATATGATTAGACATAAAAAGGTAGGTTTAAATTCTGAGGATCTGATTGCATGTAACAATAGTTTTtattagaaatatgaatataacgATATTGGCCAAATATCTAAGAATGCAAGCAATTCAGAAATGGTTAATGCATATTTTGTTCAAATACCCATGAAAGATTTCTAagataatttgttttctttttttaaaagccGATTTTAATGTTTGAATTTTGTAGAAGGAAGTATCGAACCCAACTTGTCCTTCACTTCTTATGAAGAGATGTCATCTAAATTCAAATGGCTGCACGCAGGGGGACATTACTCGCCTACAAACTGTTTACCCACTCAAAACGTAGCCATACTAATTCCGTTTCGAAACAGGGAGGCACACCTGCGAGTTTTGTTAAATAATCTTCATCCGATTCTTCATCGCCAACAAataatgtacactgtatatgtcaTAGAGCAGGTAATTTATGTTTTCTtattactgtaaattcctaaatatacgcgaAGAATTTATGatcgcgtaatttcgcgagaagCAGCAGTCGTGAATTTAAAAAACTCacttttgtttttttattgctaaaatacatatAAAGACTCTTGATCAACAGAACACTCGCGAATTTATAttctcgcgatttgacgtaTTTATTTCGCGatattaagtactcgcgtaaaataaggaatctacagtacaATTATTGTGACTCTAAGTTTGAAATGGTATAGAATGCAATCAAATGAACAAAATTCTAGTTTCTTGTTATACTTGGATTTGATTCTATTTCAAGGCCGACCATAAACCCTTTAATAAAGGAAAGCTGTATAATATCGGGTATCTAGAAGGACTTAAAAGAGACCATACCTGTTTCGTTTTTCATGATGTTGATCTTATTCCCGAAGATGACAGAATTCGATACGGATGTCCAAGAAGTCCCATGCATTTATCCCCGGCCATTGACAAGTTTAATTATAGGTTTGTGCACTTCAactggtttttttgttttaaaatgagtTTGTTCCAAAGACAtattaagaaaacaaaaaattctgGGCACTTGTAATTcagcaaaaattaaaaataagaaaaatacaaaatacgtTCTTTCTAAACTAAAATGTGGATATTTTCGATTAATATATGCCTTCATTCgttgcatgaaaaaaaaatgtcaaaacaaCTTTTACGAAACCCTCTACTAGTCAGTGGTGGATCTATAAATGTATGCAAGATCAATGGAAAATGAGATAAAAAGCACCAAAATTTTCGAATTTTTAGAAAGATAAAAAGTCACATAGTAAGAACAAAATCCTGGAAAAACAGCAATAATGAATTAGCACTAAAactaaagtaaaaaaaaaacatagcaAGCGACTGCATCAGCGTATATCCAATCGGGTGGATTATTCTAGACCTGCTGCACACATTCAGAAAGTGGCATGATACAATCAAGTAATGCTAGCTTCGTTAATGATCATAGAATAATCAgactttcatttcatataaccCATcgaatatattttcttttcaaagttTATTAGAATTTTTTTGATTTAATTAGTTTTAAAAGAATCAAGTTTACAAATACGAAAACTAATAACACCATGTTGTAGAAATCAAAGAACAGTGATTCGTTGATTACACTTTTGCATTAAAGTTTACGCATTCATCAGCAGATTGCCTGACGATAATTTAATTGGAGGAGTATCAGCTTGGAAGAAAAGAGAGTTTGAAATGGTCAATGGCTGGTCAAATGCCTTCGTTAACTGGGGAGGAGAGGATGACGACATGAGTTCTAGGTATACTACCTGTTATAgacttaaggtagctccaccctccCGTGACTTATCAACATTAATAGTGCAAAGTACAAGAACCTGACTTGTTTTTAATCTActttaattcaataattcttcCACGATTGATGCAAAGATCAAAAGAATGCCgtggtcattattctacgatatatCTTTAtacgtaataactgattatgagaaaattgatacacatctcgctTGTACTTCTCgtgttttgctaatacaacaatcaagtcgataactgataattcaatttcataaCCATAAACATTTCAGTGGTCTGCATTCTGAGATCCATACACAGGTAAACAGACATAACAATGTACAGAAGTTAACCCTCTTCCACGTACATGTGTACAGTTTTGTTGGACTGCAAAACAGTTGATACAAGTATAATCCGTCAATTTCAAACTAAATATACTTGAAACTCTACCATTCTATCGCtctcgaaatgtttgaaatgtaaaagGTTATCCTGCAGCACACACAAAAACGAgatctttatttcttaaataatcaaagaaaatgtatatgctgacatgtttttaaagatgtcagacatgcaaaaacagaagtatatgaCAAAATCAGAAATTTGCACGTTTTCCGTACACAGtgtattgaaaatacattaaaactTGAATGTTAAAATCACGTTTTGCTAGTTTCAAAGCATTAGTTctttatgaattatttatacataaaatatgGTGGATAtcagggaaatcattgtatgaTAGATGTACAATAGAGAAAATACCAgcaagagttattgcccttgacaacatttaaaaaaaaatatatagataaatgATGTTTTAGAGAAAATACACACTTGCACAGTATCAATTAGTTTACCATACCTTTTTATTATACCCAGTGAATAAAATCCTtccaaattaatgaatttctatcatgcacaaagtctaattaaatcaagattttgtaaacctatgacatcacattagGGTAAACCTATTTACATGatagtatatatcaacatagtGAGAAATTGATAATTTATGTTCAGTTCATATATTATATCATCGTGACATTCCTGATACCAAACGATTATTAAAGTTTCTTATTGTATTTCAGAATTATTGCCAATGGATTGTCGATATACCGTTACAGAGAATCACTAGGTAGATACACAATGCTGAAGCATAGACGCACTCCCATCAACACTGCTAGGTACGTGACAATAAAGTATCGTACATACTACCCCTAGAACCCTTCTGACTCACATTACCCATTCATGGATAATATTACTCGCATACATTGAACCCTTATTATATCGCTTCATTCACTTAAGGGTCGTGTTTGAATAATCTGAATTCATACTACTCGGATATTCTTATGTCTTAAGGTGATGATAACCAATaatcatcaatctcataactcttataagcaatgcaaaatagataactgaacaaacatgaacccctggaaataccaggGTAATCCATCgtcaaaatcagagtgctaagaacggccttacaatcggaatgaaacacatcagccagcatttgacccaatgataggaacctgttgtgttggcaaactagatccttGTAACAACCATAGAAGTTGTGAAATGCTTATTTTgaacgagacttttgaaactcctgtaacatcaacttgtttttcggtagcctgtctcgatttaaaaactgatcatacgcagaacaagttcttgcgtatcgaattacatgtagttaagaGATAAAaccaccacatgcaggtgataatggaatattgttacatcaatatgggaaggaagttgacgatggagaagctgaaatcatcccgtttatcatacagttgagtttttagtttgccgttaatatctattttagatCAAATATCTGAGtaagaagcagaagtggacgactctatgttgtcttttatttcgaatttacagggatatatcgaatggacattattgt
Coding sequences:
- the LOC125659628 gene encoding beta-1,4-N-acetylgalactosaminyltransferase bre-4-like, with product MSSKFKWLHAGGHYSPTNCLPTQNVAILIPFRNREAHLRVLLNNLHPILHRQQIMYTVYVIEQADHKPFNKGKLYNIGYLEGLKRDHTCFVFHDVDLIPEDDRIRYGCPRSPMHLSPAIDKFNYRLPDDNLIGGVSAWKKREFEMVNGWSNAFVNWGGEDDDMSSRIIANGLSIYRYRESLGRYTMLKHRRTPINTARFHLLKDSQARFPIDGLSSLVYISPKVEVYQLFTKISVII